One Kitasatospora sp. MAP12-44 DNA segment encodes these proteins:
- a CDS encoding GlsB/YeaQ/YmgE family stress response membrane protein — MGILSWIILGLVAGAIAKLLLPGRDPGGVIVTTLIGIAGSFVGGWLSSHFLHKSVATHFFDLKTWGAAIAGSFVLLVAYRLVFGNSRR; from the coding sequence ATGGGCATCCTCAGCTGGATCATTCTGGGCCTGGTCGCCGGGGCCATCGCCAAACTGCTGCTGCCGGGGCGCGACCCGGGCGGCGTGATCGTCACCACGCTGATCGGCATCGCGGGGTCGTTCGTCGGGGGCTGGCTCTCCTCGCACTTCCTGCACAAGTCGGTGGCCACCCACTTCTTCGACCTCAAGACCTGGGGCGCGGCCATCGCCGGCTCGTTCGTGCTGCTGGTCGCCTACCGGCTGGTCTTCGGCAACTCCCGTCGCTGA